The genomic interval GGGAGATGTCGGATGGATCGAGGTGATCTGTGGGGGGATGTTCAGCGGCAAGAGCGAGGAGCTGATTCGCCGGCTCCGGCGCGCGCAAATTGCCCGCCAACGAGTCCAGGTCTTCAAACCGGCCATTGACTCGCGCTATAGCGACTCGGAAATCGTGTCCCACAGCCAGTGGCGGATCGAAGCTGAGGTCGTCAACTCGGCGCGGGAGATTCTGGAGCGCGTGCGCGAAGACACGGAAGTCGTGGGGATTGATGAGGGGCAGTTTTTCGATCTCGATCTGGTGGACGTGTGCACGACCCTGGCGAATTCGGGCAAGCGGGTGATCGTGGCCGGACTGGAACAGGATTATCTGGGGAAGCCGTTTGAACCGATGCCCCAGCTTCTCGCCGTCGCCGAGTACGTTACCAAGACGTTGGCCATCTGCGTCCGTTGTGGTAATCCGGCCAATTTCTCCCAGCGACTTGTGCCGAGCACGGAGCGCGTCCTCGTCGGAGCGTCGGGCATCTATGAACCGCGCTGCCGGAAATGTTTCGTTCCGGGGATCGCTCAGAACGAGGATGCCGCAAGGGCCAGCTCGTGAGCCCAAACGATCATGGCGGGCTTCCTGTCTCCCAGCGTGTGGCTGAAAATTGCCAGCAAGATTGGCGAGCTGATCGTCATTATCCTCGTGGCGCGAGTGACTCTGGTCGTGGCCGAGCGCATTCTGCACCGGGTCGTTCATCACTCCCGCCGATTTTCCCCGCGGGCAGCTGAGCGTCGCGCCCTGACGTTGATCGCCATGGTGCGGAGTCTCCTCAAGTACCTCATCATCATCGTAACCTTTCTCATCATCCTGGGGCGGCTGGGGGTCTCGACTGCTTCGTTGATCACCGGAAGCGCCATTGCCGGGTTGGCCATCACCTTCGGGGCGCAGCATGTCATCCGCGACCTCTTCAGCGGTATTGCTCTGCTTATCGAGGATGCGTTCTCCATCGGCGATCGCGTGACCGTCGCCGGCGTCACAGGCGAGGTCATCGAGATGGGACTCCGGATGGTGAAGCTGCGCGGAGATAACGGCGTGCTTCACTTCGTCCCCTACGGGGCCATCCAGGCGGTGAGCAACCACACGCGTATGCTCGGCGCGACGACCACGGGCATGGAATCGAAGGTTGCGGTGGAATCGGTTGCACCCGCACCAGCGGAACCGGAGGACATGTTGTGAGAGACCACGCGTGGACGCGAAACCGGATGCTCGCTCTCGTGATCGTCGGTGCCCTCGCCGGGGTGATGATCTACGCGCTCTGGCGTCTGTCCCAATCACTTCAGCGCGAGCAGGCCCTCGGTGTGGGAAGCCCTTTCCCGGTCATCACCGTCGAGCCGTTGACCGGCGATAAGGAGACCATGCGCCTGCCGGCGGGGAAGAAAACTCTCATCGTCTTCTTTCGCTGGAACTGTCCTCATTGCGTGAGCGAGCTTGTCCGACTCGACCGCGCCTGCCGTCAAATTCCCCCAGCGAAACTCGACTGCGTGGCTCTCGCCTTCGATAGCGAAAGGGAAACAAGGGCCTGGTGGCTGCAAAGCGGATTACAGATGGAGGGGGCGTTCGTGCGCGATCCGGAGTTCATACGTCGCTCTCTGGATTGGTTGACGGCCGTTCCCCTCGTCTTCCTCGTGGACGAGAGAGGGATCATCACCTACAAGCGCGCGGGCGAACGAAGCGAGGA from Blastocatellia bacterium carries:
- a CDS encoding redoxin domain-containing protein; protein product: MRDHAWTRNRMLALVIVGALAGVMIYALWRLSQSLQREQALGVGSPFPVITVEPLTGDKETMRLPAGKKTLIVFFRWNCPHCVSELVRLDRACRQIPPAKLDCVALAFDSERETRAWWLQSGLQMEGAFVRDPEFIRRSLDWLTAVPLVFLVDERGIITYKRAGERSEEYDGKLLRDFAHR
- a CDS encoding thymidine kinase; its protein translation is MNVVRGDVGWIEVICGGMFSGKSEELIRRLRRAQIARQRVQVFKPAIDSRYSDSEIVSHSQWRIEAEVVNSAREILERVREDTEVVGIDEGQFFDLDLVDVCTTLANSGKRVIVAGLEQDYLGKPFEPMPQLLAVAEYVTKTLAICVRCGNPANFSQRLVPSTERVLVGASGIYEPRCRKCFVPGIAQNEDAARASS
- a CDS encoding mechanosensitive ion channel domain-containing protein; its protein translation is MWLKIASKIGELIVIILVARVTLVVAERILHRVVHHSRRFSPRAAERRALTLIAMVRSLLKYLIIIVTFLIILGRLGVSTASLITGSAIAGLAITFGAQHVIRDLFSGIALLIEDAFSIGDRVTVAGVTGEVIEMGLRMVKLRGDNGVLHFVPYGAIQAVSNHTRMLGATTTGMESKVAVESVAPAPAEPEDML